Proteins from a genomic interval of Ptychodera flava strain L36383 chromosome 7, AS_Pfla_20210202, whole genome shotgun sequence:
- the LOC139136208 gene encoding U-scoloptoxin(05)-Cw1a-like: MISRQTIPFVTGVLLALLRFYAVSTLTCYSCENDGNSTACQNDFQHTDNTEECQGDGDQCFVLLEESNGEQISFQRGCAGPMYCSYGSGCMDNFFQGSKVCGYCCDDDLCNTGYSDDEDSMAGQFSHH; this comes from the exons GTGTTTTATTGGCGCTTCTGCGGTTTTATGCAGTGTCGACTTTGACTTGCTATAGCTGTGAAAATGATGGCAATTCTACAGCATGTCAGAACGACTTTCAACATACGGACAACACTGAAGAATGTCAAGGAGACGGAGACCAATGCTTT GTTTTACTGGAGGAAAGCAATGGAGAACAAATCTCTTTCCAAAGAGGTTGCGCTGGTCCGATGTATTGTTCTTACGGCAGTGGATGTATGGACAATTTCTTTCAGG GTTCCAAAGTGTGTGGCTACTGCTGTGACGACGATCTCTGTAATACTGGATAttctgatgacgaggactcgaTGGCGGGGCAGTTCAGCCATCATTAA